Proteins found in one Solitalea lacus genomic segment:
- a CDS encoding DUF2891 domain-containing protein, producing the protein MMFRSVIYFLFCFGFKSLYAQNQQSQLFSKEVASKLAAMPLHCIKTEWPNKTSHTSDTITDHVLLPHQIHPSFYGCLDWHSSVHGHWMLVKLLKIYPDLPERAKIIEVLNNSFQAEKIEMEAQYFSKYKTSKIFERTYGWAWLLKLDQELYTWDDPLGKKWYASLQPLTQTIKELWTAYLPKQTYPNRTGVHPNTAFGLVFALDWANTLKQTEFAEVIKKRSKDYYLNNQNTPAYLEPDGTDFLSPSLEIADLMHRVLPNDKFVAWFNKFYTKEGIANIATLPVVSDRTDYQIVHLDGLSLSRAWCMKGIAKHLPVNHQYKKLFDTSANKFLKSTLPHVISGNYGGDHWLASFAVYSIFN; encoded by the coding sequence ATGATGTTCCGAAGTGTAATTTACTTTCTTTTTTGTTTTGGATTTAAGAGTTTGTATGCTCAAAATCAGCAATCGCAATTGTTCAGTAAAGAGGTGGCTAGCAAATTGGCTGCAATGCCATTGCACTGCATTAAGACTGAATGGCCGAATAAAACCAGTCATACATCAGATACTATTACTGATCACGTACTTTTGCCTCATCAAATTCATCCATCGTTTTATGGTTGTTTAGATTGGCACTCAAGTGTTCACGGTCATTGGATGCTGGTGAAACTGCTTAAAATTTATCCAGATTTACCTGAAAGAGCTAAAATTATAGAGGTGCTTAACAACAGTTTTCAAGCTGAGAAAATTGAAATGGAAGCCCAATATTTTTCAAAATACAAAACATCTAAAATATTTGAACGAACCTATGGTTGGGCCTGGCTGCTCAAATTAGATCAGGAGCTTTATACTTGGGACGACCCATTGGGGAAAAAATGGTATGCTAGTTTGCAGCCATTAACGCAAACAATAAAAGAGCTTTGGACTGCTTACTTACCTAAACAAACGTATCCAAATCGTACGGGAGTACATCCTAATACGGCATTTGGGTTAGTGTTTGCTTTAGATTGGGCAAATACGCTTAAGCAAACAGAATTTGCAGAGGTAATTAAAAAAAGGAGTAAAGATTATTATCTGAATAATCAAAATACCCCGGCTTATTTGGAGCCTGACGGAACCGATTTTCTTTCTCCTAGCCTGGAAATAGCTGATTTAATGCATAGGGTATTGCCAAATGATAAGTTTGTTGCCTGGTTTAATAAGTTTTATACCAAAGAAGGAATTGCAAATATTGCGACATTGCCGGTAGTGAGCGACCGAACCGATTATCAGATAGTTCATTTGGATGGACTAAGTTTAAGTCGCGCTTGGTGCATGAAAGGAATCGCCAAGCATTTGCCGGTGAATCATCAGTATAAAAAACTATTTGACACTTCTGCCAATAAGTTTTTAAAAAGCACTCTGCCACATGTAATATCAGGGAATTATGGTGGTGATCATTGGTTGGCATCCTTTGCAGTCTATTCTATTTTTAATTAA
- a CDS encoding threonine aldolase family protein codes for MIIDLRSDTLTKPTPQMLEAMMSAQVGDDVYGEDPTVKALEAKAAALFDKEAALFCTSGTMTNQIAIKCFTNPLEEVICDEGAHVYYYEGGGIAFNSAASTRTIQGERGIFTAKQVLANINKTDIHQPKSSLVVIENTANRGGGKCWELSEMQTIAEVCKEKGLHLHLDGARVFNAIVAKGYSAKDIGSCFDGISICLSKGLGAPVGSVLLGTQSFIEKARRIRKVMGGGWRQAGYLAAAGIYALDNHIERIAEDHRRAKELEKYLTGCDFVQSVMPVETNIVIFELKHEISETTFIEKMKENGILCASTGKQHIRFVTHLDFTEAMLQKLEYTLNFLDV; via the coding sequence ATGATTATTGACTTACGAAGCGATACCTTAACTAAACCAACACCGCAAATGCTTGAGGCCATGATGAGTGCCCAAGTTGGTGATGATGTTTATGGTGAAGACCCTACTGTTAAAGCATTGGAAGCAAAAGCAGCCGCACTTTTTGACAAAGAAGCAGCCTTATTTTGCACGTCGGGCACCATGACTAATCAAATTGCCATAAAATGTTTTACCAATCCCCTGGAAGAAGTTATTTGTGATGAAGGTGCTCATGTTTACTATTATGAAGGAGGAGGCATTGCTTTTAACTCGGCAGCATCAACACGTACTATTCAAGGGGAAAGAGGAATTTTCACTGCAAAACAAGTACTGGCAAACATCAATAAGACAGATATTCATCAACCCAAAAGTAGCCTGGTGGTCATTGAAAATACGGCCAACCGTGGTGGTGGAAAATGTTGGGAGCTTAGCGAAATGCAAACAATTGCCGAGGTATGTAAGGAAAAAGGATTGCATTTGCACTTAGATGGAGCCAGGGTTTTTAATGCGATAGTTGCCAAAGGATATTCAGCAAAAGATATAGGTAGTTGTTTCGATGGAATTTCAATTTGCCTATCCAAAGGACTTGGAGCGCCCGTTGGTTCTGTTTTATTAGGCACACAATCTTTCATCGAGAAAGCAAGGCGTATACGCAAAGTAATGGGCGGTGGCTGGCGACAAGCAGGGTATCTGGCTGCAGCAGGAATTTATGCCTTAGACAACCATATTGAACGCATTGCGGAAGACCATCGCAGGGCCAAGGAACTTGAAAAATACTTAACCGGTTGTGATTTTGTTCAATCGGTAATGCCTGTTGAAACCAATATTGTCATTTTTGAATTAAAGCATGAAATTTCAGAGACTACTTTTATTGAAAAGATGAAAGAAAACGGCATTTTATGTGCATCAACAGGCAAACAACACATTCGCTTTGTAACACATTTAGATTTTACCGAAGCCATGCTTCAAAAGCTGGAATACACGCTTAACTTTCTTGATGTGTAG
- the gldC gene encoding gliding motility protein GldC gives MKKAEIKLKIELDDQNIPDNITWESTDSANKEAVPAKAFMLAIWDHNYQNTLKIDLWTKEMPIDEMKRFFYETLMTMGDTFQRATGETAIVEDLRDYCAHFAEKMEITQK, from the coding sequence ATGAAAAAGGCAGAAATTAAATTAAAAATTGAATTAGACGATCAAAATATCCCTGACAATATAACTTGGGAATCTACTGATTCTGCAAATAAAGAGGCTGTTCCGGCAAAAGCTTTTATGTTAGCTATTTGGGATCATAATTATCAAAATACCTTAAAAATTGATTTATGGACTAAAGAAATGCCTATTGATGAAATGAAGCGTTTCTTCTATGAAACGTTAATGACCATGGGAGATACATTTCAACGTGCTACCGGTGAAACAGCGATTGTTGAAGATTTAAGAGACTACTGCGCTCATTTCGCTGAGAAAATGGAAATTACTCAGAAATAA
- the pepE gene encoding dipeptidase PepE: protein MRLFRGYFFEFNTINSCVSGNCNFQRLPTFSYDEYREKVQEAFSEFDVQVNSIHTFKDPIKAIHDASSIVVGGGNTFHLLKSMQELDLIEAIKQKVTNGTPYIGWSAGTNVTCPTICTTNDMPIVQPRSFNALNLIPFQINPHYLDSHPDNHAGETREQRILEYVTANPNRFVAGLREGCMFFIENNTIRLEGKKSVRIFKNAEPIKEIGKQDDLSFLLY from the coding sequence TTGAGACTTTTTCGGGGTTATTTTTTTGAATTCAACACAATTAATAGCTGTGTTTCAGGGAATTGTAATTTTCAAAGACTCCCTACATTTTCATATGATGAATACCGGGAAAAAGTGCAGGAAGCCTTTTCTGAATTTGACGTGCAGGTAAACTCCATCCATACTTTTAAAGATCCTATAAAAGCGATCCATGATGCATCATCCATTGTTGTTGGAGGTGGAAATACGTTTCACCTATTAAAAAGTATGCAAGAATTAGATCTCATTGAAGCAATAAAGCAAAAAGTAACCAATGGTACTCCTTATATTGGATGGAGCGCCGGAACAAATGTAACCTGTCCGACCATTTGCACCACTAATGATATGCCGATTGTACAACCTCGGTCATTTAATGCTTTAAACTTAATTCCTTTTCAAATTAATCCTCACTATTTGGATAGCCACCCCGATAATCATGCCGGCGAAACCAGAGAACAGCGAATCCTAGAATATGTTACGGCTAATCCGAACAGATTTGTAGCGGGATTAAGAGAAGGATGCATGTTTTTCATTGAAAACAATACAATTCGCCTGGAAGGGAAAAAATCGGTTCGCATTTTCAAAAACGCCGAACCAATCAAAGAGATTGGCAAACAAGACGACTTATCATTCTTACTTTACTAA
- a CDS encoding transposase — protein MLQNYLFPVNELQSPREIIFQTTSLGKLRQVLPLDRLAALLPAKGSARGAKAWLAPEGMLALLFLKSYTGLSDEQLIEHLNGNWQMQLFCGMRLADNEQIKDVTLVSRIRSYVAKHLDLQLFQEELIRSWKPQLKETQVLLCDATVYESDMKYPTSVKLLWDCCLFSHELYEDLLKSCKLKRAKNAFNEQQLKQSTFNLLRKKSQRKSRRRCQQLIKLLTRLNGLIKDVFRLMGDRLQLAGRLRERFDLVEQVLKEQRFFLTCPGYL, from the coding sequence ATGCTGCAAAACTACTTATTTCCTGTCAACGAACTGCAAAGTCCCCGCGAAATTATTTTTCAGACGACCAGCTTGGGCAAACTCCGCCAGGTACTTCCACTGGACCGCTTGGCAGCCCTCTTACCGGCTAAGGGCAGTGCACGTGGCGCTAAAGCCTGGCTGGCTCCAGAGGGCATGTTGGCCTTGTTGTTTTTGAAGTCCTATACTGGTCTGAGTGATGAGCAGTTGATTGAACACCTGAACGGGAATTGGCAAATGCAGTTGTTTTGCGGCATGCGCCTGGCCGATAATGAACAAATCAAGGATGTCACCCTGGTCTCCAGAATCCGCAGTTATGTGGCCAAACACCTGGATCTGCAGCTGTTTCAGGAAGAACTGATTCGTTCTTGGAAGCCGCAGCTGAAGGAAACGCAGGTTTTGCTCTGCGATGCCACCGTGTATGAAAGCGACATGAAATACCCTACCAGCGTGAAACTGCTGTGGGATTGCTGCCTGTTCAGTCATGAGTTATACGAAGATTTGTTGAAATCCTGTAAGCTAAAGCGGGCTAAAAACGCTTTTAATGAACAACAACTCAAACAATCGACTTTCAATTTACTCCGTAAGAAAAGCCAGCGCAAGTCACGTCGTCGCTGCCAGCAGTTAATCAAGTTACTCACCCGCTTGAATGGCCTGATTAAGGATGTTTTTCGCTTAATGGGCGACAGGCTGCAACTGGCCGGGCGGCTCCGGGAACGCTTTGACTTGGTGGAGCAAGTGTTAAAGGAGCAGCGGTTCTTCCTGACTTGTCCGGGGTACTTATGA
- a CDS encoding YitT family protein, translating into MSKHVQNLALILVGGFIFALGINLFALPAELSEGGVIGITILLYYYFGWSPGITNFLINLALMVAGYKLLDKRTIVYTIFGIISASIFLFLTQNITHKFSDDTLLIAIFAGLLVGIGLGLVFLSGGTTGGSAIIARIINKYFGVSLGQAMLAVDILVIGVSYFKIGPEKTLYTLIAVYLGARVVDYIIEGFNTKKAITIISENSIEIAARINRQLIRGATLYNARGAYTRKEKEVVYTIISKQQLLELKRLVNDCDPNAFVVVHDVHEVMGKWGIGTTTK; encoded by the coding sequence ATGAGTAAACACGTTCAAAATTTAGCACTTATTCTTGTTGGTGGGTTTATTTTTGCTCTTGGAATCAACCTTTTCGCCTTGCCTGCTGAGCTTTCTGAAGGAGGAGTAATAGGTATAACTATTTTATTGTATTATTATTTTGGTTGGTCGCCAGGGATAACTAATTTTCTTATAAATCTGGCTTTAATGGTGGCCGGATACAAATTGCTCGATAAACGAACCATAGTTTATACCATCTTTGGAATCATTAGCGCTTCCATATTTTTATTTCTAACCCAAAATATAACGCACAAGTTTTCTGATGACACTTTGCTGATTGCCATTTTTGCCGGCCTTTTGGTTGGTATTGGTTTAGGTTTGGTTTTTCTTTCAGGAGGAACAACAGGTGGTTCTGCCATTATTGCCCGTATTATCAACAAATACTTCGGAGTAAGTTTAGGACAAGCTATGCTTGCGGTTGATATTTTGGTTATTGGAGTGTCGTATTTTAAAATTGGTCCAGAGAAGACGCTTTATACGCTGATTGCGGTTTATTTGGGTGCCCGGGTAGTGGATTATATTATCGAAGGGTTCAATACAAAAAAAGCAATTACCATTATAAGCGAGAATTCTATTGAAATTGCAGCGCGTATCAACCGTCAATTAATAAGAGGTGCCACTTTGTACAATGCTCGCGGTGCTTATACCCGTAAAGAAAAAGAGGTGGTTTATACCATTATCTCCAAGCAACAATTATTGGAACTGAAACGCTTAGTGAATGATTGTGATCCCAACGCATTTGTTGTTGTTCATGATGTGCATGAAGTAATGGGCAAGTGGGGTATAGGAACTACCACCAAGTAA
- a CDS encoding IS1634 family transposase: protein MYKIRQIQYAAGSTSVQIYKIENRKRVILRHIGTARSPDELAGLLTLANDYIKTVTKQLFLFNDAQSDNIINIKQTEFIGVYYSFFHELISKLIIYIGFDKLKNNFLLDLVIMRMIEPGSKLRSIGLLEEYFGIKHRRQKYYDSAPQWLDLKTKAENIAVKFAQEHYNFDYNLVFYDVTTLYFETFESDDLRKNGFSKDNKSQQPQILIALMVSKEGLPIGYEVFPGNTFEGHTFIPVIQSFIKKHNVEILTVVADAAMISTENSMALNENGINYIVGARLGNISSDLLAEINGNITRKDGQNIRIKTSNGDLICSYSSLRYRKDKYEMEKQMEKAKYLIDNPSKNKKLKFTKSLGQKMELNQKLIDKTHKLLGIKGYYTNLPESAANNQNIIDRYHELYRIEQAFRISKSDLQTRPIFHYKEEPIKLHLLICFMALIISKNIELKTETSIKSFIHECKKITDARLKNKITGKEITMRANSNSKIITLIEKLNLLT from the coding sequence GTGTATAAAATTAGGCAAATCCAGTACGCAGCAGGATCGACTTCAGTTCAAATTTATAAGATTGAAAATCGTAAAAGAGTTATTTTAAGGCATATAGGCACTGCTCGCTCTCCCGATGAACTTGCAGGTTTACTCACACTTGCTAACGATTATATCAAAACAGTTACTAAGCAACTATTCCTATTCAATGACGCTCAGTCTGACAATATTATAAACATCAAACAGACCGAGTTTATAGGCGTATATTATTCATTCTTTCATGAATTGATCTCCAAGCTGATTATTTACATTGGATTTGATAAGTTGAAAAACAACTTTCTTCTGGATCTGGTAATTATGAGAATGATTGAACCTGGATCAAAACTTCGTTCTATTGGTTTGTTGGAAGAATATTTTGGCATAAAACATCGTAGGCAAAAGTATTATGACTCTGCTCCACAATGGTTGGACCTAAAAACAAAGGCCGAGAACATTGCTGTTAAGTTTGCTCAGGAACACTATAACTTTGACTATAACCTTGTTTTTTATGATGTAACCACACTTTACTTTGAGACCTTTGAGTCAGATGATCTGCGTAAAAATGGGTTTTCTAAAGATAACAAATCACAACAGCCACAGATTCTCATCGCATTGATGGTAAGCAAGGAAGGATTACCTATCGGGTATGAAGTATTTCCAGGCAATACTTTCGAAGGCCATACCTTTATTCCGGTAATACAAAGCTTTATCAAGAAACACAATGTAGAAATCCTTACCGTGGTTGCGGATGCTGCAATGATAAGTACTGAAAACAGTATGGCTTTAAACGAAAATGGCATCAACTATATTGTAGGTGCGCGGTTGGGAAATATATCTAGTGATTTACTGGCTGAAATTAATGGCAACATCACTAGAAAAGATGGACAAAATATCCGGATAAAAACGTCTAACGGGGATCTAATCTGCAGCTATTCATCCTTGCGCTATCGAAAAGATAAATATGAAATGGAGAAACAGATGGAAAAGGCAAAATATTTGATTGATAACCCATCTAAAAACAAGAAGCTCAAGTTTACCAAATCATTAGGACAAAAAATGGAGCTCAACCAGAAGCTTATCGATAAAACCCATAAACTGCTGGGAATTAAAGGTTATTATACGAATCTTCCAGAATCAGCGGCTAATAATCAAAACATCATAGATCGATATCACGAGCTTTACAGGATTGAGCAGGCTTTTAGGATATCTAAAAGCGACTTGCAGACAAGGCCAATATTCCATTATAAGGAGGAGCCGATAAAGCTTCATTTATTAATATGCTTCATGGCTTTGATCATATCGAAAAATATTGAACTAAAAACTGAAACATCTATTAAAAGCTTTATTCACGAATGTAAAAAGATAACGGACGCTCGGTTAAAGAACAAAATTACAGGAAAGGAAATCACGATGAGAGCTAATTCAAACTCCAAAATTATAACACTAATTGAGAAACTAAATTTGCTGACCTAA
- a CDS encoding DUF3857 domain-containing protein: MLFLKDRRLSALITILWFSSINLTFAQSASLTKAWTLFYENKRTEAYALFNEASVDPTSAAEAYLGLAMLASIDKPQSVAFANFVKFYDKHPNPAPFLYASWSTELVNSGLNRKTEAELAFFKKIAASTNIDGSVVALSNAAIAKHLVQTKQPGEKEVSDRIGSIDSWKLVGEFENISTSGFDKVYEPVTVVSEDKTFINKNGASVKWFDIPAIRRDRWIDMTYYFWDNHNSVTYAQNFVNSPADQEVYLRSGVSGSLKIWINDSPVVSESEERNNDIDSYITKVKLNKGYNRLLVQVGESYADRLNFLLRFTDENGTPIKGLSYLKNVQPYQKETVFKAQIVSLFAEKYFKDQIKNHPDYLVNHLMLANLYLRNDRTFEAQKILTDVQKKVPNCSYVTSQLIELYSKSDNRTWLTAEQEHLKEQDPENPISINLFYSEAYGKEDYKECERLLTKLKIIFGDNDPNVIAKNMELLAANKRMEELVATAENAYKLYPNNYDFVAAKFAVEKNIKNNNKSAEAVLLTFIKNNDHYTALKTLADFYIDQGSAEKAIQLYEQDAKADPIGVDLYNKQARIYYKNQNYAKTEEMIKKALAVSPQSSDSWSDLGLVYRQLGQNQKAVDAYKKAISFNSANFSAIHDLRKLEDKKDVFSYFVDTDNYDMIRKAGAAAKYPDDNSIIVNMEKQKVVYPGGASEEKNIVVAKILTNEGLEYWKKVSIAVYGDQNSTLEKAEVIKANGTKVQAESDESTIVFTNLEVGDAIQFIYKVENHNPGKLRGYFWDKFYFSRSFPSLRLKYSLLVANDIKFQHQVVNGKVAPNVTPKDEFTLYEWEISEQPAIRYEDKMPVLADVGTMLFVSSIPDWDFVSKWYNDLASYKAKADYEVKEVVNDLFKDKRNLTDQQKVKIIYNYIIKNITYSSVSFRQSGLIPQRPATVINTRIGDCKDVSTLFVTLCKEVGVAANLVLVNTRDNGLNGLVLPSIDFNHCIAKASFGGKEYYFELTSNFLPFGANYSNSVNSQILDITQPGKTAALSNLNPATRLLNVINRKTNVLLVDNSLNIQENTCQTGGPGAYIKSYYGEKSEQEQKKLITQAISHSYPNVLVNSVKFQGLETGADTTKCSLSYSLNDVMNEVGGMSIFTLPWSSKTAAKDFVFTQDRKYPIDVSEVFYADIDTETITLTIPDKKTIVDVPASVSLTGSVGEYSMSYKLAGNKLVCTRMFKLKQQVIPLADIATFNEFYRKVIASDNKQLAIKIKPGA, from the coding sequence ATGTTATTTTTAAAAGATCGACGATTATCTGCGTTAATTACTATTCTTTGGTTTTCTTCAATTAATTTAACATTTGCCCAATCAGCTTCTTTAACTAAAGCTTGGACGTTGTTTTATGAAAACAAACGTACAGAGGCTTATGCATTGTTTAATGAAGCAAGTGTGGATCCCACCTCTGCTGCCGAAGCATATTTAGGCCTTGCTATGCTTGCCAGTATTGATAAACCACAATCGGTAGCATTTGCCAACTTTGTAAAATTTTATGATAAACACCCTAACCCTGCGCCGTTTTTATATGCATCGTGGAGTACAGAACTGGTAAATTCAGGACTTAATCGTAAAACGGAAGCTGAACTTGCTTTCTTCAAAAAAATCGCTGCTTCAACTAATATTGACGGCTCGGTGGTGGCCCTTTCGAATGCAGCTATTGCAAAGCATTTAGTACAAACTAAACAGCCTGGAGAGAAAGAGGTTAGTGATCGGATAGGTTCAATAGATAGCTGGAAATTAGTCGGTGAGTTCGAAAATATTTCCACTAGTGGATTTGATAAAGTTTATGAGCCAGTAACGGTTGTTTCTGAGGATAAAACATTCATTAACAAAAACGGTGCAAGTGTTAAATGGTTTGATATTCCTGCAATTCGTAGAGATCGTTGGATTGATATGACTTATTATTTCTGGGATAATCATAATTCAGTAACCTATGCACAAAATTTTGTAAATAGTCCCGCGGATCAGGAGGTGTATCTTCGTTCGGGAGTTTCGGGCTCTTTGAAGATATGGATAAATGATAGTCCTGTTGTTTCTGAATCAGAAGAAAGGAATAATGATATTGACTCGTACATTACGAAAGTAAAATTAAATAAAGGTTACAATCGTTTATTAGTTCAGGTGGGGGAGAGTTACGCTGACAGGCTGAATTTCTTGCTACGTTTTACAGATGAGAATGGAACTCCAATAAAAGGTCTGAGTTATTTAAAGAACGTGCAACCTTATCAGAAAGAAACAGTATTTAAAGCGCAAATTGTAAGCTTGTTTGCTGAAAAATATTTCAAAGATCAAATCAAAAATCATCCTGATTATTTGGTGAACCATCTGATGCTGGCTAATCTGTATTTACGAAATGATAGAACTTTTGAAGCTCAAAAGATATTGACAGACGTTCAGAAGAAAGTTCCTAATTGTAGTTATGTAACAAGTCAGCTTATCGAACTGTACTCAAAAAGTGATAATAGAACCTGGTTAACGGCTGAGCAAGAACATTTAAAGGAACAGGATCCTGAAAATCCAATTTCTATTAATCTTTTTTATAGTGAAGCTTATGGGAAAGAGGATTACAAAGAATGTGAGCGATTATTAACTAAGCTGAAAATTATTTTTGGTGATAATGATCCTAATGTGATCGCTAAAAACATGGAGCTTTTAGCAGCTAACAAAAGAATGGAAGAGTTAGTGGCAACTGCAGAGAATGCCTATAAGCTATATCCCAATAACTATGATTTTGTTGCTGCTAAATTTGCTGTCGAAAAAAATATAAAAAATAATAATAAAAGTGCTGAGGCTGTCTTGCTTACTTTTATTAAAAATAACGATCATTATACTGCTTTAAAGACATTGGCTGATTTCTATATTGATCAAGGTTCTGCGGAAAAAGCCATTCAATTATATGAGCAGGATGCAAAGGCAGATCCAATAGGCGTAGACCTTTATAACAAGCAGGCGAGGATTTATTATAAAAATCAGAATTACGCTAAAACTGAGGAAATGATTAAGAAAGCCCTTGCTGTGTCCCCTCAATCAAGTGATAGTTGGAGTGACCTGGGGCTAGTTTATCGTCAACTTGGTCAAAACCAGAAAGCGGTTGATGCTTATAAAAAGGCAATTTCTTTTAACTCAGCAAATTTCTCAGCTATTCATGACCTTCGAAAACTCGAAGACAAAAAGGATGTATTTTCTTATTTCGTAGATACTGATAACTATGATATGATTCGTAAAGCGGGTGCTGCTGCTAAATACCCTGACGATAACAGCATTATTGTAAATATGGAGAAACAGAAGGTCGTTTATCCAGGCGGAGCATCAGAAGAAAAGAATATTGTCGTAGCTAAAATTCTTACTAATGAAGGTCTTGAGTATTGGAAGAAAGTCAGTATTGCCGTATACGGAGATCAAAACTCAACCCTTGAAAAGGCGGAGGTGATTAAGGCCAATGGAACTAAAGTACAGGCAGAGTCAGATGAATCAACCATTGTATTTACCAATTTGGAAGTAGGTGATGCAATACAGTTTATTTATAAAGTAGAAAATCATAACCCCGGAAAATTGAGAGGCTATTTTTGGGATAAGTTTTATTTTAGTCGTTCATTCCCATCATTGCGTTTAAAGTACTCATTGCTGGTAGCTAATGATATTAAGTTTCAGCATCAGGTGGTCAATGGCAAGGTAGCGCCAAATGTTACCCCTAAAGATGAATTTACACTGTATGAATGGGAAATAAGTGAGCAGCCAGCTATTCGATATGAAGATAAAATGCCGGTATTGGCTGATGTGGGAACCATGTTGTTTGTTTCTTCAATTCCTGATTGGGACTTTGTTTCAAAGTGGTATAATGACCTTGCTTCTTATAAAGCGAAAGCAGATTATGAAGTGAAAGAGGTTGTCAATGATTTATTTAAAGATAAGAGAAACCTTACCGATCAACAAAAAGTAAAAATAATCTATAATTATATTATTAAGAATATTACTTACAGTTCAGTAAGTTTTCGCCAAAGCGGATTGATTCCTCAACGCCCGGCCACAGTAATCAATACTCGCATAGGTGATTGTAAAGATGTATCAACATTGTTTGTTACCTTATGTAAAGAGGTTGGAGTAGCTGCCAACCTGGTGTTGGTGAATACCCGGGATAATGGACTGAATGGATTGGTATTACCATCGATTGATTTTAATCATTGCATTGCAAAGGCTTCATTTGGAGGTAAGGAATACTATTTTGAACTCACCTCAAACTTTTTACCTTTTGGGGCTAATTACTCAAATTCAGTAAATTCACAAATTTTGGATATTACCCAACCGGGGAAAACTGCAGCCCTGTCAAATTTAAATCCGGCAACAAGGTTGTTAAACGTAATTAATCGTAAAACGAATGTTTTACTAGTTGATAATTCACTAAATATACAGGAGAATACTTGTCAAACCGGTGGCCCTGGCGCTTATATAAAAAGCTACTATGGTGAAAAAAGCGAACAGGAGCAAAAGAAACTAATTACTCAGGCAATTAGTCATTCATATCCAAATGTTCTTGTAAATTCCGTTAAGTTCCAAGGCTTGGAAACAGGAGCTGATACCACAAAATGTAGTTTATCTTACAGTCTTAATGATGTGATGAATGAGGTTGGTGGAATGTCAATTTTTACCCTTCCATGGTCATCTAAAACAGCAGCTAAAGATTTTGTGTTTACTCAAGATCGTAAGTATCCAATAGATGTAAGCGAAGTGTTTTATGCAGATATTGACACCGAAACAATTACATTGACCATCCCTGATAAAAAGACTATTGTAGATGTGCCAGCCTCTGTTAGTTTGACAGGTAGTGTTGGTGAGTATTCAATGAGCTATAAGTTGGCAGGCAACAAGCTTGTTTGTACCCGAATGTTTAAATTGAAGCAACAAGTAATTCCACTTGCAGACATAGCAACATTCAATGAATTTTACAGGAAAGTAATTGCTTCAGATAATAAGCAACTCGCCATAAAAATTAAGCCAGGCGCTTAA
- a CDS encoding Type 1 glutamine amidotransferase-like domain-containing protein yields the protein MNLLLLSNSTNAGEKYLEYPKQYISSFLQKHNVSEVLFIPFAAVTLGLLGNSEESGNPNKIWVAAFFLCGSLSRPARPTCG from the coding sequence ATGAATCTTCTCCTACTTAGCAACTCAACCAATGCCGGAGAGAAATACTTAGAATACCCGAAGCAATATATTTCTTCTTTTTTACAGAAGCATAATGTAAGCGAGGTTCTTTTCATTCCTTTTGCTGCCGTTACATTGGGACTCTTGGGAAATTCCGAAGAAAGCGGCAATCCAAATAAAATTTGGGTTGCCGCTTTCTTTCTTTGTGGCAGTTTGAGTAGGCCAGCACGACCAACTTGTGGATAA